A window of Misgurnus anguillicaudatus chromosome 3, ASM2758022v2, whole genome shotgun sequence genomic DNA:
AGACAGACGTGACAGCTGAAGAAACAAATAAAAGAGAAGTTAAATTTAATCATCAAGTAGCGCTAAGGAAAAAGAAATGTGCCTGTCAAAGTTGTAAAACTCAcaaatgacatttaaaatcacagAATCAGAAAATGTCATCCCAAGTTATTGCTGGACTTGCACTTGTATTCTCCACTATGGTCAGAGCTGATGTGTGAGATGATGTAGGTGCTTCCAGATCCTAAAAACTCTTCTCCCTTAAACCAGCTGTAGTTTTGAACAGGTGGATTTGCATCACTGCTGCAGCTCAGATTCACTGAATCACCCTCCATTATTTCACCAGATGGATTCACCACCACATGAGTTTGTTTTGGGgcatacataataatattaagtgcatgtgttttaaaagttgtATCAAGATATAAAATACTACACACTGTAAATAATTTATAGGCAAAACTACCACACAATCCGAATcgcaatttatttaaaaaatatcttacACATAATGTTGAGAAATCGATGAGGTGATGTGAGATTGTTTCCCTGTACAGCACAGCTATAGTTGCCTGTATCCTCTCTTCTTACTGACTGCAGGATGAGTTGATTGTTTCTGTCTGTTCTCTCACTTAATgactgtgtgtttttaaaccagatgaatgttgatctgtCAGTCAGACTGCATCTGCTTTTACATGTAAGAGTCACTGAATGTCCCTCTATCACTCTCTCACCTGAAGACTCCAACTGAAGATCTGACAACACAACACAGATATAGATATCTACATGTCATTCAACACACATTATTATCATCAGTGAGTAATTCACTTACCTGTTATTAGTGTGATATTCAGAGTCACTCCAGGTTTTCCAATCCATTTCCCATCAAGATTATAAGTGATGAATCTGAAATAGTATTCGTGTGAATCTGTCTGTCTCACATCAGTCAGTCTCATGGTGCAGACGTGATGTTTATCTCCCAGATACTGAATCCTCTCACTGTATTCAGAGTCCTTAGACAGATCTGAAGGCTCTATACCTTCTCCAATTAGTCTTCTGGTCCAGAACATTTTCGTGATCTGATGTTCTGTAGGGTATTtataagtgcagtttattatCACTGTTGAACCCTTTACTGCACAGATGGATGAAGAGCTGTAATTCACACTCCACTCATCATCAGCACTATAAACTCCTGAAACACACAATTCATTAATTTTTTCACAGGGTCCTTCAACACAAATGCATGATAAACTTCTAAATAAAACAACAGCTCATGGCAGAAAACATCATCTTTGAGAATCTTATGTGTGTGCAGTTTGTCTTAAGGGTTAATGGAGGGTgtgaaaaaataaacagaatcgCACGTGAAAGCGGAACAACACAACATCAGTACAAACTACACCGTCAAACAATgacatttatgaaaaaaaaaacaattacacaATTTATAAAAGTCGCAAGAGAGTATTACATGTAATGATGTAGCATTAGTTACTTACTATGAACTATGAGCAGAACTAtcagaggaagaggaggaggagccATTCTGACTGACATCATCATCAACCAAATCAGTATACTATGTGTTCTTCCCTCTAAAAATGGTTATACATTACTTACAGTATATCTATCAGATTAATTTGAAATAATTAATTTATCAGTTtatgacataaacaaatgcttCTCTATAATGTTTTCATGTCATTTGCTATATAAACTTCAATTCCagcaatttttatttatttgtgtagaTTGGTCTTACCGTGCGTGTTCAGTCTGTCTGATCTTTAGGAACTGAATGCTTGACCATAATAGCAGACTGACTTTAAACTGACTCTGTGGTTAATAGTTTGTTATCTcttcaaatgcacacatgttCTTCCCTCCTCCAGCAACAAGGAAGCACCAATCTGAAACATCTTAAAGCAAAATAATCAGGTTTTTCTGAAGACAGCACAGGATTGTTTAACTTTTGTAGTTTTATAAGAAGTTAAAGTTACCTCATTGCAGAAttatttgtacttttttctttgCAACCATGTAAGTGCTAACATGTGAGAACAGCAACAAATCAAACCACTAGAGCAAACAAAACAGATCCTGATATCcatatacaaaataatcagaGGCGGACAGAGTACACATCTTtattacttgagtaaaagtacagataccCCTGgctaaattttactcaagtacaagtaaaagtactacagtcagatgtctacttaagtaaaagtactgacgtacttgtttttaaaaacaattgcgtATCAAGAgtacattttctaaatattgCATTACTACTGCCACAGTGCACATTGAACCACGTGAGATGATTTacagctgtacagcaaatgatagAGCTCTGAGGTCAAATCTGATGCAAAATCAGGAAGAGGAGACACACATCTCGCTCCGTTTGCTGTTTGAGCTCTTCAGATCGCATAATTCAGTGGAAAATTTATATAAATCTTATTCTGTAtgactaaatattttactaacttgataattaataattatttctccaaatatgcacAACATTGAACTAATAGTACTGGCagattctgtatattttatgtatttgaacacaaataaaCTGGAGAAGacgaaaatgaatgttttattagtGATGATTTCTGTTCAAAATAACAAAGATTacagattaattattttgcactcctggctaaaattaagaaattaatgtcactgcaaaccagtttaatcctAAACAGTGCTCAAATATTGAAGCTGGAGTCTTAAACCTTtcttgtgatgctgagtttgtccagatcaagtagtgtgatgttttgaagaGTAATTAATTGTGAACAACAATAATTCGGGCTCACCAGTGATCCCTGCCGCTCGaggttgaatttttgtaggcGGTGATGAAGTTTTGGTTAACACAGCAAACACTTGAAGCGAAAACTCTCATTAACTTGTTCAGAAAATTGAAATAGTCTGGCGAGGTGGAGCCACGGGTTGGAACATTCCCGGGATGGACCTGCTGCGCCTTTATCCATTGTGTCATCCATGCTTTCTtctcttatctaaatctgaccCTGGTAACTTTGGATTTTTCGACCTACTGATTTAATGAATACTGAGGATTCGGACATACTAGATCTGTTCACGTACTATATTTTAGGAAAGTATGCTGTTTCGGATGATACTTAAGTACACGTGCCTCTGAATCTCGTgagaaatagtccaaaatccCAGTAATTCTCGCCTACCTTTTTACGTATACTGATGTTTCGGACATACTATTTGtttgcctactgctttttgcctactacatagtatggcagtatgcggtttcggattcagccatagagagagagagaaaataattcacagcacaattgagtttcaattgcaacaaaccaccatcattgtgatcagtgtttgcacttcatctgctcatttgcattttaacttgtttgactctgtggaccttgtaccgggtccagaattatcttattttgacttaatataaaatatttctttaatttttaatggtctgtcatggacccagtaccacatatgagatactgtttgaaagcttagactctctactttctgcagatatgcatcacgttgagatatgttttactgtaagaaagttatttacaattaatttacactatcacccccacACAaaatttatatgatttaatattcacatacttcatatttttcaagtatgacaaacacaaatgatacaccatatTTTATCTTACGTCCTACTCTAaacaatgagtccattcacagcattttctttggttgtgtgcataattaatcccttgctatttattatatgtgcaaaacaaaaagtaatattactatgaaaaatgtattttcacaccgttcagtaaaataagaataacttttgaatgcgacatgctaaagagttcattctttttttgggtgtttactgtctgctgctgctaacaaccagaacagtctgctagagcacccagaaccagagttatacactttcaaagacagtatttacaacataaaaaaagacaatttggtgtttcatcatgtgaatatcaacataaataacactatttgtcacaaacagcagctttttatgtaacttcaaagggttttctgctaaattaaataaagatattgcatttattccaatgtatgtggttatgggagcacttcaaatatttttaggcggaaattaaatacaaaaaaatgtattaatcctcccatcagttggagtaaaataaatttagcatttattatgatagagaaaaaatttattttctcctctgtaagctggcaatttctggaatcaaacaaaactatctgcaggtttcgttaccactcagggccagagttattaATTATCTGTGGGAAATTTTGAGCTAGAGCTTCaattacgcactctggggacaccaaagatttagtttacatcttaaaaaatctcataatatgtcccctttaagatgtaaaaggaatatttggtgtccacagagtgtgtatgtgaagtttaagctcaaaataccccacagataattaattataacatgtttaaattgcaaatttgtaggcctgagcaaaagtgtgccgtttttgggtgtgttgtttaaaatgcaaatgaacggatgaagtgcaaacactgatcacaatgatggtggtttgttgtaattgaaactcaattgtgctgtcaagtatttttctttctctttgcaCTAAACGGAAATGCtttgattggatagtgcagataagggggggggggggggtattattttaattcgccttgctacctacctcacaaaacaggcgaaatctgaatgacctaatttttgacaattatggtggtttgttgaaattgaaactcaattgtgctgtcaattattttctctctctttctctctgcactacatggtagtgctgtggttggatagtgcagattaaggggtggtgttattgtaattggccttgctaTCTACaccacaaaacaggcgaaatctgaacaacCTTCACATGCTTGCACACAATTGCTTACCGAAActgagttactgggttgatctttttcccattttataggttgataggagcactggggacccaattatagcactttaacatggGAAAAGTCAccctatgacccctttaaggcttaaaataatttaaacaaatcaGTTACAAAAATATTCCCTCCcccacagttgtcatgaaggacTAAATTCATCAAGATCAAATAACTTCTTGCACCAGgctgtaaaaatatttatttctgctgtaaagttgcaCATtctaacaacaaaaacaacaaagcaacaaagctttttaaagggcccatggcatgaaaatgttagcattgccactttgtaggtgtgagcaaaaatgtgtcgttttgggtgtgtcctttaaaatgcaaatgatctgatgaaattcaaacactgatcacaatggtggtttgatgcaattgaaactcaattgtgctgtcaattactttttctctctgcactagatggcagtgctgtggttggatagtggagATTAAGGGGGCAGTATgattataataagatctccttatgacatcataagaagggacaaatttcaatgaccaaattttttgctcacacctacaaagtggcaatgctaacatgtTCATCCCATGGgtcctttaaaggggtcatagcatgaaatgttagcattgccactttgtaggtttgagcaaaaatgtgtcgttttgggtgtgtcctttaaaatgcaaacgagctgatgaagtgcaaacactgatcacaatgatggtggtttgttgtaattcaaactcaattgtgttattaagtccttcttttctctctctttctctctgcactaaatggcagtgcagtggttggatagtgcagattaagggggcggtattattctaataagatatttttgctcacacctacaaagtgacaatgccaacattttcatgccatggcccgtTTAAGTGAAACACACTTGTGGTTTCTATTGCAGCAAAATCAGAGActttattatatttacattaatacaataacattatcaataacatttaaagaaaataagaCTATGACTATATAAACTTTATCTGTAGTTATATTTAACTGTAATGAATACAATCAGTTTTATAATAACAGCTCTTGTATGGGCTTACAATTTACTGAATTTGAATTATCTGGCCCTCAATTTTGTGGGAGGGCATCTTATAAGGTATTTGGTTCGAGTCTGGGAAAAACAGCTCTCATCCACTTCAAATACTGTTGTCTGACCTGAACAAGAGATGAGAGAAGCCATTACAGGAAAAACTTTAAAGGATTGGTTAAATTGATTTAATTGTTGACAGTCATACGAGAGAGACAAATAGCATGACGTTTTTATGAATATGGTACACAATGAGAATAGGAAAATTTACCTCATTATTGAGAACACAGTAGACCAGGAAGATGAAGTTTCCTTGCTGTGAGTTCAGGATCAGGAAGAGAATCTCCATCATCTTACTGTTATTAATGAAGATACCCAGAATCCAGGGACAACCAAAAATCATAAACTGGGCCAGAGTTTTAAAAACCGTAAtcctggagagagagagagagagagagagagagagagagagagagagagagagagagagagagagagagagagagagagagagagagagagagagagagagagagagagagagagagagagagagagagagatttgaaAGTCACATTATGAAAGTGAATTAAGCACttctgaaaaaatataaaaaactgatTTCTAATGACTAGACCACTTTAAAATCAGGGTGTTTGTTACTTGGTTTGTCTCCTGTGTGAAACATCAAGGTTGAGGTTTTTGAGAGTTAAGTTCAGACTGATGATGATACTGATGAAGAGAATCGTGTTTATCTGCAGAAACAAAACACAGTAAAGAAACAATCACTTTCTTTTGCAGTGGTTTAAACTTCAACTGGTCTGAAACTAAAACTTACTGCAAGAATGAAGTAAACTGGTCCCAGAAAACTCCAGATGAAGCCTCTCTCCACTTTAATCCAGCATctgtttacagaaaaaaaatcttaaacagcACCTATAACATTgctaaaaacgttattttgtatatttggtttaatacaatgtgtatgtgtggtttatggttttaaaaacacattatctTCGATACCATACATTATTGTTTCTCCATTACTCTCTGCCCTCCTCAAATGCTCTGATTTGTCAAAAGTGGGAGGAGTTATGATAATGACCGccgtgtccacgtcaacaggccggggaaataaactgttgcctacaatccgtgtgtttgttgtaagaGATTTAAGTTGAAACGATAACTCCCgtgatcatttactttgggatttgtaccttttgcatatcgttaacatgaactaatacacacttacacaccaacggaaatgtaaaatcgtgaattgaATAATTTTACCCCATTATTAAGTATTGCATTGGGAGCCAATCTTGCAAACAtagtaaggagcatcacatttctggctgaggtattcaggccaatcacaactttctggttagctggccaatcagaggacactgcacttttcagaacgatgagctttgtacaaaatcaatgtatTTCAGGGAGGCAGGGCATAGAGGAGCGACAATTATtcatgaaaaataatgtgtttttagaaCCATAAACTACtgaaacacattgtattacaccaaaaacacaaaatgacattgtttttagcaacatAATGGGTGGTCTATAAGTTATAATAAGTACCTCTTGGAACataaaataatagaaaaatacaGGTTATGACTCTTTTAagatttaatttgtttaattcaatcaactgaccaatcatatTTATACATACTTATCACTGCCATAACCTTCAGGAACCAGTCCAGCAGACACGCCTACTATAACAAAATCAATCGCATAACCAATCACAATCAAGAATCCCTTGTTAAGCATCGCCCTCTGTCTGGAGCTGATCTGTGATATATTCTTCACACAGATGAAGAGCAGCACAGCTTCAATGAACATCCACACAAAGCAGGAGAGAAAGAAGAAGTGAAGAGCTCCTGATATCACAGCACACAACTCCTGAAGACAGagtttaaacaataaaagagaTTTTTTGTTTTCCATTAATTTCTTACTAACTAGTCAAACTAAAGATGTTGGTATTCTGTAATCAAAAGTTCTCACCTTGTGAGGTTTTATGAGATTGATGAATTGTTGTGTGAGTAAGAACAGAAGATGAGCAGACAGCAGACTGATGCAGAGGTTGATTCGAGCTACATTGTTCACTCCAGGTTTCCATCGACAGCAAGCAAAAGTCAACAGAGCCAAACTAGTAAACACCAGACCCACGATCACAAACACCACATTCATCGACTCCATCGGCTGACTATTATCCTGAGAAAATATGTCATAACCAGAGgcgggtagagtacccaaaatctgtactcaagtaaaagtacaaatacTTATACAAAATTTACTCAGGTATCaatataattatttacttgagtaagagtaaaaaagtattagatgaaaaactactcaagtagttacccagatagcaagcaaaccattaaaacaatgtaaaaaaattattgttgATTTGTCAATATTAATaccattgaatcaatatcacGTTTGCACACtccattaatatttaaaaatattgtaattttaacaaaccacattatcgtgatcagtgtttgctttagttaatggataaaaaaaattgttttaaaactgcggtgccTTAATATGTGTGcaaatgttatgtttttctGACCATGCGTACAGGAGCATGATGTGGGCACGTAACCTTGATAGAGACAATAGTCCACAATCTCTActggtttatcgcccacccatAGAATGTAACTATGTGTTCACAGAGAGGTGGGCTCGTATTCATTCAAGCTCGTATTGATAAGCCAGAAATACGATAGTATTTCCTAGCTCGCACTATAAATGGATATCTACTCTCCTACCTATATAAGATTCAATCCAGGACACCTGCCTCCAATTTTTGGGTAGCTGTGAAAAGCACCATCTGGTGTGTTTACTTTGAGTTGGAGGTGAACTCTGCAAGAAAGTAGACCTCCAGGAACTGGGTTGGTGACAACTgttatagagggtatgcacgtgacacCACCTTTGGGCGAAAATGACTGCGGTTATGGCAAAAAACAGAGCGGCagaatttgtgtacagtgtaaAATCTGTGAAAACACAAGGAAAACGTGTCTAAATGGGGAAAAAGGTGTTGTACACCGAAAGGAGATGTAAATAGattgttcatgccaacgtccattgaccacaggtgggttgacaagttgtcAGGTGCACACTACGGCTATCAGTGTTTTAACCCCTCAAcggagccttcaaggcagcgctgCCTG
This region includes:
- the LOC141354888 gene encoding sialoadhesin-like translates to MAPPPLPLIVLLIVHRVYSADDEWSVNYSSSSICAVKGSTVIINCTYKYPTEHQITKMFWTRRLIGEGIEPSDLSKDSEYSERIQYLGDKHHVCTMRLTDVRQTDSHEYYFRFITYNLDGKWIGKPGVTLNITLITDLQLESSGERVIEGHSVTLTCKSRCSLTDRSTFIWFKNTQSLSERTDRNNQLILQSVRREDTGNYSCAVQGNNLTSPHRFLNIMCKIFFK
- the LOC141354901 gene encoding adhesion G protein-coupled receptor E3-like, producing the protein MGCWIKVERGFIWSFLGPVYFILAINTILFISIIISLNLTLKNLNLDVSHRRQTKITVFKTLAQFMIFGCPWILGIFINNSKMMEILFLILNSQQGNFIFLVYCVLNNEVRQQYLKWMRAVFPRLEPNTL